A portion of the Bulleidia sp. zg-1006 genome contains these proteins:
- a CDS encoding phage holin, with protein sequence MLIKNNKVYDVLKEVALVVLPALSVLYLALAGIWNLPYAQQISGTIMAIDTFLGALLHVSTKKYNEQQKEEDLK encoded by the coding sequence ATGTTGATTAAAAATAATAAGGTTTACGATGTTTTAAAAGAAGTGGCGTTGGTAGTACTTCCAGCGTTAAGTGTACTTTATCTAGCTTTAGCCGGTATTTGGAATTTGCCTTATGCCCAGCAAATAAGCGGAACTATTATGGCAATAGATACCTTTTTAGGCGCATTATTACATGTGTCTACTAAAAAGTACAACGAACAACAAAAAGAAGAAGATTTGAAGTAA
- a CDS encoding N-acetylmuramoyl-L-alanine amidase has protein sequence MSYSALTNKVILSPNHSGRRNQPVSKITIHHMAGNLSIETCGNVFKPKSRKASSNYGIGSDGRIACYVEEENRAWTSSSPWNDHRAITIEVANNEIGGKWNISDKAYSSLIKLCFDICKRYNINPYYDGTKNATLTEHRMFAATACPGETIHNLLAGHKIENDIKKSLVVEKPKPAPAQPAQKSLNEVAREVIQGKWGNGAERKAKLEKAGYNYNTIQSLVNELVRGNRSATPSKSIDQIAREVIQGKWGNGAERKERLTKAGYDYNAVQRRVNQLL, from the coding sequence ATGAGTTATAGTGCATTAACCAATAAAGTAATCTTAAGCCCAAATCATAGTGGAAGAAGAAATCAGCCTGTCTCTAAAATCACCATTCATCACATGGCTGGCAATTTATCTATAGAAACATGCGGTAATGTATTTAAACCAAAAAGCAGAAAGGCAAGCTCGAACTATGGCATTGGTTCAGATGGTCGTATCGCTTGTTATGTTGAAGAGGAAAATAGAGCGTGGACTTCATCTAGCCCGTGGAATGACCATAGAGCTATCACCATTGAAGTAGCAAATAATGAAATTGGCGGGAAATGGAATATTTCAGATAAAGCCTATAGCTCATTGATTAAATTATGTTTTGATATCTGTAAACGCTATAATATTAATCCATATTATGACGGAACAAAAAACGCTACATTAACAGAACATAGAATGTTCGCCGCTACAGCTTGTCCGGGAGAAACAATCCATAACTTATTAGCCGGTCATAAGATAGAAAATGATATCAAGAAATCTTTGGTTGTAGAAAAGCCTAAGCCGGCACCAGCTCAGCCGGCTCAAAAATCATTGAATGAAGTTGCTAGAGAAGTAATTCAAGGTAAATGGGGGAATGGGGCAGAACGCAAGGCTAAGCTTGAAAAGGCCGGCTATAACTACAACACCATCCAAAGCCTAGTCAATGAGCTTGTGCGTGGTAATCGTTCAGCTACACCTAGTAAGTCCATCGATCAAATAGCTAGAGAAGTGATTCAAGGCAAATGGGGAAATGGGGCAGAACGCAAAGAGCGTTTGACAAAAGCCGGTTATGACTATAACGCCGTTCAAAGACGAGTGAATCAACTTTTATAA